From the genome of Amia ocellicauda isolate fAmiCal2 chromosome 14, fAmiCal2.hap1, whole genome shotgun sequence, one region includes:
- the LOC136768363 gene encoding zona pellucida sperm-binding protein 3, producing MGVFGSTLYWQVGLLFLFAAAQCRLSVKGKESHPLKHRSKAGSPGLRSSGSGRGYYALPGQSRAGAVTQTVFLRCLEATVEITVLADLYAVGTAISGSDLRLGPPAAPGSCTVASPGGESFVITAELQDCGSELSFTEDLLVYSNTLFYTPAPSPGGIIRMNNASIPLECHYNRTANVSSDALKPTWVPFTSTRTAEDVLDFSLQLMTDDWSSQRPSNVFYLGDMLHLKASVNLTGHLPLRLFVDRCVATLEPNQTSSPSYAFIENHGCFVDSKATGSSSRFLPRPQDSSLRMQLEAFRFHQDARSSLYIACHLTMALASQNDAQNKACSFVQRWQSVDGSDQVCSCCDSSCDPASRARGLRRRSRGAPSPEQGVVQEADAILGPFFIMGRSQPNTAQ from the exons ATGGGAGTCTTCGGTAGCACGCTTTATTGGCAAGTGGGCTTGCTGTTTCTGTTTGCGGCTGCGCAGTGTCGGCTGAGTGTTAAAGGCAAGGAGAGCCACCCCCTGAAGCACCGCTCTAAAGCGGGGTCCCCCGGTCTGCGCTCCTCCGGGTCCGGCCGTGGCTACTATGCGCTCCCAGGTCAGAGCCGGGCTGGCGCCGTGACGCAGACCGTCTTTCTCCGGTGCCTAGAGGCCACCGTGGAGATCACCGTGCTTGCCGACCTCTACGCTGTGGGCACGGCCATCAGCGGCTCCGACCTGCGGCTGGGGCCCCCCGCCGCCCCGGGCTCCTGCACCGTCGCCTCCCCCGGGGGCGAGTCGTTCGTGATCACCGCCGAGCTGCAGGACTGCGGGAGCGAGCTGTCG TTCACCGAGGACTTGCTGGTGTACTCCAACACCCTGTTCTACACTCCGGCCCCTTCCCCCGGTGGCATCATCCGGATGAACAACGCCTCCATCCCACTCGAGTGCCACTATAACAG GACGGCCAATGTGAGCAGTGATGCCCTGAAGCCCACCTGGGTCCCCTTCACCTCCACTCGCACTGCTGAGGATGTCCTGgacttctccctgcagctcatgaCTG ATGACTGGAGCTCCCAGAGGCCCTCCAACGTCTTCTACCTGGGGGACATGCTGCACCTCAAGGCCTCGGTCAACCTGACCGGCCACCTGCCCCTGCGGCTGTTCGTGGACCGCTGTGTGGCCACCCTTGAGCCGAACCAGACCTCCTCGCCCAGCTACGCCTTCATTGAGAACCATGG GTGCTTTGTGGACTCCAAGGCTACTGGATCCAGCTCACGCTTCCTGCCACGGCCCCAGGATTCTAGTCTCCGCATGCAGCTGGAGGCCTTCCGCTTCCACCAGGATGCCCGCAGCTCC CTCTACATCGCCTGCCACCTGACCATGGCGCTTGCCTCCCAGAACGATGCCCAGAACAAGGCCTGCTCCTTTGTGCAGAG GTGGCAGTCTGTGGATGGCAGTGACCAGGTGTGCagctgctgtgactccagctgTGACCCCGCCTCCAGGGCCCGGGGCTTGAGGCGCAGGAGCCGAGGGGCCCCATCTCCAGAGCAGG GGGTGGTGCAGGAGGCCGACGCCATACTGGGCCCGTTCTTCATCATGGGCCGATCTCAGCCCAACACTGCCCAGTAG